The following proteins come from a genomic window of Drosophila sulfurigaster albostrigata strain 15112-1811.04 chromosome X, ASM2355843v2, whole genome shotgun sequence:
- the LOC133849013 gene encoding diacylglycerol lipase-alpha isoform X1 translates to MPGLVVFRRRWSVGSDDLVVPGAFLLALHFICFVLVAVSLVLFEYDTGVLSVKLLFYHLIGYLLILFFSICVEIGICVISMRGSILDSEARTSINIWIYLKSLVILFDIAWLILGSIWLSHYYVEAPIDEAKKIFIAIIICNWTLVFITLITIWCTFDAAGRSWVKMKKYQRSMRETESRFNYKRSNSMNRNWRQRKVMRAYQDSWDHRCRLLFCCMGSSERNRNSFTDIARLLSDFFRELDVVPSDVVAGLVLLRKFQRLEREAIVRQRKNGTYEFLSGVPITERTQFLALNDAKNYDFFQTVIHYMYFAQGAYGWPMYVIINRSKMWHLLPELKCFGCCCGSGDDSQVIQDNCCYCNYAALKKTLQLGDIDIVYATYHVDVGETPFFVAVDYTQKKIVISIRGTLSMKDILTDLNAEGEVLPLQPPRDDWLGHKGMVQAAIYIRNKLQQENLIERALQRNADRLTHTFDLVLVGHSLGAGTAAILAILLKPDHPTLQCFSYSPPGGLLSMPAVEYSKSFITSVVLGKDVVPRIGLNQMEALRADLINAIQRSVDPKWKTISCSVICCGCGPEPTSVVNMSGQDTHINQYQEERGTARSTSAHPTDSSIALTLHQPLYPPGRIIHIVRHHPKPDEQKYDSGWRNVLKSREPVYQAIWADSTDFDEVLISPVMLQDHMPDKVLAALKKVVTTSGPRKPQRQTSNAFSTNSTEQEPEQLELELQPEPQPEPADSSYTNLSNCIMLTPTAQHKLCLETSFTNLQQQQQQQQQQQQLQLQLQPGIVGGSKTSSLAGSIFGRSQLSSTTTQPYDNISSVLDDSITTVMSMRKSPSSMLSETTTMLLDNAEAQPRLKAVAFDMAPTPTTTPTPPMLHRQLSRQHSEKKPRTLPLTQALRRASVAGNVDLLHDDWYGLAPLASPETLSEISSVSSRNSVPLSSLANSIERYLQHVGVAQGMPKVPLEDIFESQLHTPKVMRRALKFSENLAGCAEDSRNLDQYKRLGRVFVTFPRIFPGDSMTASTLQQQHQQLDSNSSDDSFESAHSLQQRLQLPPTVACAASCSKSADQLDEPGASVVKKLTFSDSNILADEHCLRLCPHCPCRSDAGRDCCTRHEHQECAASNNNNNNNTTTVGSTDTNSSFYSANSSTSLEQQPAVAPAAVARQLNGGCGATALHDEILMRPGVLESHFPVYGGGKERKETPAIVAPASPTPLSLNGQWPDVVGGRVRKRLSSEEFVFTRPDEHHLPSHLVQIGGDTRGSCVGGSPANRKQRRGCAAVYPVVGNNVVRRIGNAGNVDDAVSVSPSSISKFSRARVAAAASAKVAAAAATAGLNNESNV, encoded by the exons ATGCCTGGACTCGTGGTCTTCAGACGTCGTTGGTCTGTTGGCTCTGATGATCTGGTAGTGCCAGGAGCATTTCTTCTggcattacattttatatg TTTTGTGCTTGTGGCTGTCTCGTTAGTTTTGTTTGAGTACGACACAGGTGTTTTAAGTGTTAAACTATTGTTCTATCATCTAATAGGCTATTTGTTAATACTATTTT TTTCAATATGTGTAGAGATAGGCATTTGTGTGATCTCGATGCGCGGCAGCATTTTGGATTCCGAGGCGCGTACATCGATCAATATATGGATATATCTCAAAAGCT TGGtgatattatttgatattgcATGGCTGATACTGGGCTCAATTTGGCTCTCACATTACTATGTCGAGGCGCCTATCGACGAGGCCAAAAAGATCTTCATTG CCATAATCATCTGCAACTGGACGCTGGTGTTCATCACCCTGATAACTATCTGGTGCACGTTCGATGCAGCCGGACGTTCATGGGTAAAGATGAAGAAGTACCAGCGATCCATGCGTGAGACTGAATCGCGTTTCAACTACaagcgcagcaacagcatgaATCGCAACTGGCGCCAGCG CAAAGTGATGCGTGCCTATCAGGACAGCTGGGATCATCGCTGTCGCCTGCTATTCTGCTGCATGGGCTCCTCGGAGCGCAATCGCAACTCGTTCACGGACATCGCCCGCCTGCTCAGCGACTTTTTTCGCGAACTGGACGTGGTGCCCTCGGATGTGGTCGCCGGTCTAGTGCTGTTGCGCAAATTCCAGCGACTCGAACGCGAGGCGATTGTCAGGCAGCGCAAGAATGGCACCTACGAGTTCCTCAGCGGTGTGCCCATCACGGAGCGCACCCAGTTCCTAGCACTCAACGATGCCAAAAACTATGACTTCTTTCAGACCGTCATCCATTACATGTACTTCGCTCAGGGCGCCTACGGTTGGCCCATGTACGTCATCATCAATCGCAGCAAAATGTGGCATCTGCTGCCCGAGCTCAA atgctttggctgctgttgcggcaGCGGCGACGACAGCCAAGTAATCCAGGACAATTGCTGCTACTGCAACTATGCGGCACTGAAGAAGACGCTTCAGCTGggcgacatcgacatcgtgTATGCCACGTACCACGTGGATGTGGGCGAGACGCCGTTCTTTGTGGCCGTCGACTATACGCAAAAGAAGATTGTGATCAGCATACGTGGCACGCTGAGCATGAAGGACATCCTCACCGATCTGAATGCCGAGGGTGAAGTGTTGCCGCTGCAGCCGCCGCGCGATGATTGGCTGGGCCACAAGGGCATGGTGCAGGCGGCGATCTACATACGCAACAAGCTGCAGCAGGAGAATCTCATTGAGCGGGCGTTGCAACGGAATGCGGATCGTTTGACGCACACGTTTGATCTCGTGCTCGTCGGCCATTCGCTGGGCGCGGGCACAGCGGCCATTTTGGCCATTCTCCTGAAGCCGGATCATCCGACGCTGCAGTGTTTCAGCTACTCGCCGCCAGGTGGACTCCTGAGCATGCCCGCTGTCGAGTACTCGAAGTCGTTCATCACGTCCGTGGTGCTTGGCAAGGATGTGGTGCCACGCATCGGCCTCAATCAAATGGAGGCGCTACGTGCTGATCTCATCAATGCCATACAGCGCAGTGTCGATCCCAAG TGGAAGACCATCTCGTGTTCGGTCatctgctgtggctgcggACCCGAACCCACGTCCGTGGTTAACATGTCCGGCCAGGATACGCACATCAATCAGTATCAGGAG GAACGTGGCACAGCTCGTTCAACCAGCGCGCATCCAACGGACAGCTCAATAGCTTTAACACTGCATCAGCCCTTATATCCGCCCGGTCGCATCATTCACATTGTGCGACATCATCCCAAGCCAGATGA GCAAAAATACGACAGTGGTTGGAG AAATGTGCTCAAAAGTCGAGAGCCAGTCTATCAGGCTATATGGGCCGATTCAACCGATTTCGATGAGGTGCTCATATCACCTGTCATGCTGCAGGATCATATGCCCGATAAGGTGCTCGCCGCGCTCAAGAAG GTTGTAACAACGAGTGGTCCACGCAAACCCCAACGCCAGACCTCCAATGCCTTCTCCACAAACTCCACAGAACAGGAGCCGGAGCAACTGGAACTGGAGCTCCAACCGGAGCCGCAACCGGAGCCTGCAGACAGTTCCTACACGAATCTGAGCAACTGCATCATGCTGACGCCGACGGCACAGCATAAGCTTTGCCTAGAAACATCGTTTACcaatctgcagcagcagcagcaacagcaacaacagcagcaacagctgcaactgcaactgcaaccggGAATTGTAGGTGGCAGTAAAACGTCCTCGTTGGCGGGCAGCATCTTTGGCCGGAGCCAGTTGAGCTCAACGACCACACAGCCGTATGACAACATATCAAGCGTGCTGGACGACAGCATTACAACGGTGATGAGCATGCGCAAGAGTCCCAGCTCGATGCTGAGCGAGACCACAACCATGCTGCTGGACAATGCGGAGGCGCAGCCACGCCTCAAAGCGGTTGCCTTTGACATGGCGCCGACACCCACAACGACACCGACGCCGCCCATGCTGCACCGCCAGCTGTCGCGTCAGCATTCGGAGAAAAAGCCTCGCACGTTGCCACTGACGCAAGCGTTGCGTCGCGCCTCCGTGGCAGGCAACGTCGATCTGCTGCATGATGATTGGTATGGACTGGCGCCTTTGGCCAGTCCGGAGACACTGTCGGAGATCTCAAGCGTCTCGTCGCGCAACAGCGTGCCCCTAAGCAGCCTGGCGAACAGCATTGAACGCTATCTGCAGCATGTGGGCGTTGCCCAAGGCATGCCCAAAGTGCCACTGGAGGATATCTTTGAGTCGCAGCTGCACACACCGAAGGTGATGCGACGTGCACTAAAATTCAGCGAGAATCTCGCTGGTTGTGCGGAGGATTCACGCAATCTGGATCAGTATAAGCGTTTGGGTCGCGTCTTTGTCACGTTTCCCCGCATCTTTCCCGGCGACTCGATGACGGCATCAacgctgcagcaacagcatcagcaactgGACTCCAATTCGAGTGACGATAGCTTCGAGTCGGCGCACAGTCTGCAACAGCGTCTGCAGTTGCCACCGACAGTGGCATGTGCAGCCAGCTGCTCCAAGTCCGCCGATCAACTGGATGAGCCCGGCGCCAGTGTGGTCAAGAAGTTAACATTCAGCGATAGCAACATTCTAGCCGACGAGCATTGTTTGCGCCTCTGTCCGCATTGTCCCTGTCGCAGTGATGCTGGCCGGGATTGCTGTACACGGCACGAGCATCAGGAGTGCGccgcaagcaacaacaacaacaacaacaatacgacCACAGTGGGCAGCACGGATACGAACAGCAGCTTCTACAGCGCCAATTCGAGCACATCGCTGGAGCAGCAACcagctgttgctcctgctgctgttgccaggCAGCTGAATGGCGGCTGCGGAGCTACAGCGCTGCACGACGAGATACTTATGCGTCCCGGTGTCCTTGAATCCCATTTCCCTGTCTATGGCGGCGGCAAGGAGCGCAAGGAGACGCCGGCCATTGTGGCGCCCGCATCGCCAACGCCGCTCAGCCTCAATGGGCAGTGGCCCGATGTGGTTGGCGGTCGTGTGCGCAAGCGTCTCTCCTCGGAGGAGTTTGTGTTCACGCGACCCGACGAGCATCATCTTCCCTCTCATTTAGTACAAATCGGCGGTGATACTCGTGGCAGCTGCGTAGGGGGTTCCCCTGCAAATCGCAAGCAGCGACGCGGCTGCGCAGCTGTTTATCCCGTCGTTGGCAACAATGTGGTGCGACGTATCGGCAACGCTGGCAATGTTGATGAtgccgtctctgtctctccctcGTCCATTAGCAAATTCTCCCGCGCACGCGTCGCTGCAGCGGCCTCTGCCaaggtggcggcggcggcagcgacggCTGGTTTAAATAACGAAAgtaatgtttaa
- the LOC133849013 gene encoding diacylglycerol lipase-alpha isoform X2, translating to MPGLVVFRRRWSVGSDDLVVPGAFLLALHFICFVLVAVSLVLFEYDTGVLSVKLLFYHLIGYLLILFFSICVEIGICVISMRGSILDSEARTSINIWIYLKSLVILFDIAWLILGSIWLSHYYVEAPIDEAKKIFIAIIICNWTLVFITLITIWCTFDAAGRSWVKMKKYQRSMRETESRFNYKRSNSMNRNWRQRKVMRAYQDSWDHRCRLLFCCMGSSERNRNSFTDIARLLSDFFRELDVVPSDVVAGLVLLRKFQRLEREAIVRQRKNGTYEFLSGVPITERTQFLALNDAKNYDFFQTVIHYMYFAQGAYGWPMYVIINRSKMWHLLPELKCFGCCCGSGDDSQVIQDNCCYCNYAALKKTLQLGDIDIVYATYHVDVGETPFFVAVDYTQKKIVISIRGTLSMKDILTDLNAEGEVLPLQPPRDDWLGHKGMVQAAIYIRNKLQQENLIERALQRNADRLTHTFDLVLVGHSLGAGTAAILAILLKPDHPTLQCFSYSPPGGLLSMPAVEYSKSFITSVVLGKDVVPRIGLNQMEALRADLINAIQRSVDPKWKTISCSVICCGCGPEPTSVVNMSGQDTHINQYQEERGTARSTSAHPTDSSIALTLHQPLYPPGRIIHIVRHHPKPDENVLKSREPVYQAIWADSTDFDEVLISPVMLQDHMPDKVLAALKKVVTTSGPRKPQRQTSNAFSTNSTEQEPEQLELELQPEPQPEPADSSYTNLSNCIMLTPTAQHKLCLETSFTNLQQQQQQQQQQQQLQLQLQPGIVGGSKTSSLAGSIFGRSQLSSTTTQPYDNISSVLDDSITTVMSMRKSPSSMLSETTTMLLDNAEAQPRLKAVAFDMAPTPTTTPTPPMLHRQLSRQHSEKKPRTLPLTQALRRASVAGNVDLLHDDWYGLAPLASPETLSEISSVSSRNSVPLSSLANSIERYLQHVGVAQGMPKVPLEDIFESQLHTPKVMRRALKFSENLAGCAEDSRNLDQYKRLGRVFVTFPRIFPGDSMTASTLQQQHQQLDSNSSDDSFESAHSLQQRLQLPPTVACAASCSKSADQLDEPGASVVKKLTFSDSNILADEHCLRLCPHCPCRSDAGRDCCTRHEHQECAASNNNNNNNTTTVGSTDTNSSFYSANSSTSLEQQPAVAPAAVARQLNGGCGATALHDEILMRPGVLESHFPVYGGGKERKETPAIVAPASPTPLSLNGQWPDVVGGRVRKRLSSEEFVFTRPDEHHLPSHLVQIGGDTRGSCVGGSPANRKQRRGCAAVYPVVGNNVVRRIGNAGNVDDAVSVSPSSISKFSRARVAAAASAKVAAAAATAGLNNESNV from the exons ATGCCTGGACTCGTGGTCTTCAGACGTCGTTGGTCTGTTGGCTCTGATGATCTGGTAGTGCCAGGAGCATTTCTTCTggcattacattttatatg TTTTGTGCTTGTGGCTGTCTCGTTAGTTTTGTTTGAGTACGACACAGGTGTTTTAAGTGTTAAACTATTGTTCTATCATCTAATAGGCTATTTGTTAATACTATTTT TTTCAATATGTGTAGAGATAGGCATTTGTGTGATCTCGATGCGCGGCAGCATTTTGGATTCCGAGGCGCGTACATCGATCAATATATGGATATATCTCAAAAGCT TGGtgatattatttgatattgcATGGCTGATACTGGGCTCAATTTGGCTCTCACATTACTATGTCGAGGCGCCTATCGACGAGGCCAAAAAGATCTTCATTG CCATAATCATCTGCAACTGGACGCTGGTGTTCATCACCCTGATAACTATCTGGTGCACGTTCGATGCAGCCGGACGTTCATGGGTAAAGATGAAGAAGTACCAGCGATCCATGCGTGAGACTGAATCGCGTTTCAACTACaagcgcagcaacagcatgaATCGCAACTGGCGCCAGCG CAAAGTGATGCGTGCCTATCAGGACAGCTGGGATCATCGCTGTCGCCTGCTATTCTGCTGCATGGGCTCCTCGGAGCGCAATCGCAACTCGTTCACGGACATCGCCCGCCTGCTCAGCGACTTTTTTCGCGAACTGGACGTGGTGCCCTCGGATGTGGTCGCCGGTCTAGTGCTGTTGCGCAAATTCCAGCGACTCGAACGCGAGGCGATTGTCAGGCAGCGCAAGAATGGCACCTACGAGTTCCTCAGCGGTGTGCCCATCACGGAGCGCACCCAGTTCCTAGCACTCAACGATGCCAAAAACTATGACTTCTTTCAGACCGTCATCCATTACATGTACTTCGCTCAGGGCGCCTACGGTTGGCCCATGTACGTCATCATCAATCGCAGCAAAATGTGGCATCTGCTGCCCGAGCTCAA atgctttggctgctgttgcggcaGCGGCGACGACAGCCAAGTAATCCAGGACAATTGCTGCTACTGCAACTATGCGGCACTGAAGAAGACGCTTCAGCTGggcgacatcgacatcgtgTATGCCACGTACCACGTGGATGTGGGCGAGACGCCGTTCTTTGTGGCCGTCGACTATACGCAAAAGAAGATTGTGATCAGCATACGTGGCACGCTGAGCATGAAGGACATCCTCACCGATCTGAATGCCGAGGGTGAAGTGTTGCCGCTGCAGCCGCCGCGCGATGATTGGCTGGGCCACAAGGGCATGGTGCAGGCGGCGATCTACATACGCAACAAGCTGCAGCAGGAGAATCTCATTGAGCGGGCGTTGCAACGGAATGCGGATCGTTTGACGCACACGTTTGATCTCGTGCTCGTCGGCCATTCGCTGGGCGCGGGCACAGCGGCCATTTTGGCCATTCTCCTGAAGCCGGATCATCCGACGCTGCAGTGTTTCAGCTACTCGCCGCCAGGTGGACTCCTGAGCATGCCCGCTGTCGAGTACTCGAAGTCGTTCATCACGTCCGTGGTGCTTGGCAAGGATGTGGTGCCACGCATCGGCCTCAATCAAATGGAGGCGCTACGTGCTGATCTCATCAATGCCATACAGCGCAGTGTCGATCCCAAG TGGAAGACCATCTCGTGTTCGGTCatctgctgtggctgcggACCCGAACCCACGTCCGTGGTTAACATGTCCGGCCAGGATACGCACATCAATCAGTATCAGGAG GAACGTGGCACAGCTCGTTCAACCAGCGCGCATCCAACGGACAGCTCAATAGCTTTAACACTGCATCAGCCCTTATATCCGCCCGGTCGCATCATTCACATTGTGCGACATCATCCCAAGCCAGATGA AAATGTGCTCAAAAGTCGAGAGCCAGTCTATCAGGCTATATGGGCCGATTCAACCGATTTCGATGAGGTGCTCATATCACCTGTCATGCTGCAGGATCATATGCCCGATAAGGTGCTCGCCGCGCTCAAGAAG GTTGTAACAACGAGTGGTCCACGCAAACCCCAACGCCAGACCTCCAATGCCTTCTCCACAAACTCCACAGAACAGGAGCCGGAGCAACTGGAACTGGAGCTCCAACCGGAGCCGCAACCGGAGCCTGCAGACAGTTCCTACACGAATCTGAGCAACTGCATCATGCTGACGCCGACGGCACAGCATAAGCTTTGCCTAGAAACATCGTTTACcaatctgcagcagcagcagcaacagcaacaacagcagcaacagctgcaactgcaactgcaaccggGAATTGTAGGTGGCAGTAAAACGTCCTCGTTGGCGGGCAGCATCTTTGGCCGGAGCCAGTTGAGCTCAACGACCACACAGCCGTATGACAACATATCAAGCGTGCTGGACGACAGCATTACAACGGTGATGAGCATGCGCAAGAGTCCCAGCTCGATGCTGAGCGAGACCACAACCATGCTGCTGGACAATGCGGAGGCGCAGCCACGCCTCAAAGCGGTTGCCTTTGACATGGCGCCGACACCCACAACGACACCGACGCCGCCCATGCTGCACCGCCAGCTGTCGCGTCAGCATTCGGAGAAAAAGCCTCGCACGTTGCCACTGACGCAAGCGTTGCGTCGCGCCTCCGTGGCAGGCAACGTCGATCTGCTGCATGATGATTGGTATGGACTGGCGCCTTTGGCCAGTCCGGAGACACTGTCGGAGATCTCAAGCGTCTCGTCGCGCAACAGCGTGCCCCTAAGCAGCCTGGCGAACAGCATTGAACGCTATCTGCAGCATGTGGGCGTTGCCCAAGGCATGCCCAAAGTGCCACTGGAGGATATCTTTGAGTCGCAGCTGCACACACCGAAGGTGATGCGACGTGCACTAAAATTCAGCGAGAATCTCGCTGGTTGTGCGGAGGATTCACGCAATCTGGATCAGTATAAGCGTTTGGGTCGCGTCTTTGTCACGTTTCCCCGCATCTTTCCCGGCGACTCGATGACGGCATCAacgctgcagcaacagcatcagcaactgGACTCCAATTCGAGTGACGATAGCTTCGAGTCGGCGCACAGTCTGCAACAGCGTCTGCAGTTGCCACCGACAGTGGCATGTGCAGCCAGCTGCTCCAAGTCCGCCGATCAACTGGATGAGCCCGGCGCCAGTGTGGTCAAGAAGTTAACATTCAGCGATAGCAACATTCTAGCCGACGAGCATTGTTTGCGCCTCTGTCCGCATTGTCCCTGTCGCAGTGATGCTGGCCGGGATTGCTGTACACGGCACGAGCATCAGGAGTGCGccgcaagcaacaacaacaacaacaacaatacgacCACAGTGGGCAGCACGGATACGAACAGCAGCTTCTACAGCGCCAATTCGAGCACATCGCTGGAGCAGCAACcagctgttgctcctgctgctgttgccaggCAGCTGAATGGCGGCTGCGGAGCTACAGCGCTGCACGACGAGATACTTATGCGTCCCGGTGTCCTTGAATCCCATTTCCCTGTCTATGGCGGCGGCAAGGAGCGCAAGGAGACGCCGGCCATTGTGGCGCCCGCATCGCCAACGCCGCTCAGCCTCAATGGGCAGTGGCCCGATGTGGTTGGCGGTCGTGTGCGCAAGCGTCTCTCCTCGGAGGAGTTTGTGTTCACGCGACCCGACGAGCATCATCTTCCCTCTCATTTAGTACAAATCGGCGGTGATACTCGTGGCAGCTGCGTAGGGGGTTCCCCTGCAAATCGCAAGCAGCGACGCGGCTGCGCAGCTGTTTATCCCGTCGTTGGCAACAATGTGGTGCGACGTATCGGCAACGCTGGCAATGTTGATGAtgccgtctctgtctctccctcGTCCATTAGCAAATTCTCCCGCGCACGCGTCGCTGCAGCGGCCTCTGCCaaggtggcggcggcggcagcgacggCTGGTTTAAATAACGAAAgtaatgtttaa